One stretch of Streptomyces sp. R21 DNA includes these proteins:
- a CDS encoding GNAT family N-acetyltransferase produces the protein MNRRHIPFDRLHNFRDLGGYTTDDGRAVRWGRLFRSDGLGKLTEGTEGTEDWDAFLSLGIRTVVDLRYPWEIEAKGRVPEHPSLTYRNLSIEHRPYDQAALTPDVDPGPYLAARFAEVAEDGTKEIREALELIAEAGESEAPLVFHCASGKDRTGLLAALVLTILGVPERTIVEDFTLTELATARLVADWHTTHPGRELTWPGYGRAPAEIMTLFLADLRTRYGSVQAYITGTLGLDEPTQQRLRTNLLEPAPQQPELTFRRADENDLATLVRLRDEAAHWQKRTAPDIAQWTPGQLGEDHFRTRIEQGEVWLAHADSAVVGAWELWWDDPAAWGPQPPTAAYIHRLMTDHTTAPRGTGRRMLAQAESRITASGRTLARLDCISTNPHLRAYYENAGYRVVGEQPMKDGGAGSPYAVTLLEKRLK, from the coding sequence GTGAACAGACGACACATACCCTTCGATCGGCTGCACAACTTCCGCGACCTGGGCGGATACACCACCGACGACGGCCGGGCGGTCCGCTGGGGCCGCCTGTTCCGCTCGGACGGGCTCGGCAAGCTGACCGAGGGCACCGAGGGCACCGAGGACTGGGACGCCTTCCTCTCCCTCGGCATCCGCACGGTCGTCGACCTCCGCTACCCCTGGGAGATCGAGGCGAAGGGCCGCGTACCCGAGCACCCGTCCCTCACGTACCGCAACCTCAGCATCGAGCACCGCCCCTACGACCAGGCGGCGCTGACCCCCGACGTCGACCCCGGCCCCTACCTGGCGGCCCGCTTCGCGGAGGTGGCGGAGGACGGCACGAAGGAGATCCGCGAGGCGCTGGAGCTGATCGCCGAAGCGGGGGAATCGGAAGCCCCGCTTGTCTTCCACTGCGCCTCCGGCAAGGACCGCACCGGCCTGCTGGCCGCGCTGGTCCTCACGATCCTCGGCGTCCCGGAGCGGACCATCGTCGAGGACTTCACCCTCACCGAGCTGGCCACGGCCCGCCTGGTCGCCGACTGGCACACGACCCACCCCGGCCGCGAACTGACCTGGCCGGGCTACGGCAGGGCCCCCGCCGAGATCATGACCCTCTTCCTCGCGGACCTGCGCACACGGTACGGCTCGGTCCAGGCCTACATCACGGGGACGCTGGGCCTGGACGAGCCCACCCAGCAGCGCCTGCGCACGAACCTCCTCGAACCGGCGCCCCAGCAGCCCGAGTTGACGTTCCGCCGAGCCGACGAGAACGACCTCGCGACCCTGGTCCGCCTCCGCGACGAGGCGGCCCACTGGCAGAAGCGCACCGCCCCCGACATCGCCCAGTGGACCCCGGGCCAACTCGGCGAGGACCACTTCCGCACCCGCATCGAGCAGGGCGAGGTCTGGCTGGCCCACGCGGACTCGGCCGTGGTCGGCGCCTGGGAACTCTGGTGGGACGACCCGGCTGCCTGGGGCCCCCAACCCCCCACAGCCGCCTACATCCACCGCCTCATGACCGACCACACCACGGCCCCACGGGGCACAGGCCGCCGCATGCTGGCTCAGGCAGAGTCCCGCATCACCGCCTCCGGCCGCACCCTCGCCCGCCTGGACTGCATCTCCACGAACCCGCACCTGCGCGCGTACTACGAGAACGCGGGCTACAGGGTCGTAGGCGAACAGCCCATGAAGGACGGCGGAGCGGGCTCTCCGTACGCGGTGACGCTGCTGGAGAAGCGGCTCAAGTAA